The Maribacter aquivivus DNA window TTTTTTTAGGTAAAGAAGCGTCTGTAACAGATAACAAACCACAACGTTGGAAAAACATGGCTAAGATTGCGCTTGGGCAATCTAAAATGGTGGTACGTCCAATTGCAGGAGCACTACATATTATTGTTTATGTTGGTTTTGTTATTATAAACATTGAAGTTCTAGAAATTATTTTAGATGGTATTTTTGGTACACATAGAATGTTTGCGGTATTAGGACCTGTATATGATTTCTTAATCGGTTCATTTGAAGTTTTAGCCTTATTGGTTATAATAGCTGTTGTTGTTTTTTGGATTAGAAGGAATGTTATAAAACTGAAACGATTCTTTAAGCCAGAAATGGAAGGATGGCCTAAACAAGATGGAAACCTTATTCTATATATCGAACTCATATTAATGGCGTTGTTTTTGACTATGAACGCTGCAGATTACCAACTACAACAAATGGGTGCAGAACATTATGCTGCTGCAGGATCTTTTCCTATTAGTAGTTTTATAGCTCCTATGTTTGAAGGCATGTCTATTTCTACGTTGGTATTAATAGAACGTACTGCTTGGTGGGTGCATATTGCAGGAATTTTATTTTTCCTAAACTACTTATATTACTCAAAGCATCTTCATATTCTTTTGGCTTTCCCTAATACTTATTACGGTAAGTTGACACCAAAAGGACAGTTTAGAAACTTACAGTCTGTTACAGATGAAGTTCGTATGATGATGGATCCAGATGCTGATCCGTATGCAGAACCTGCAGAAGATGCAGCTGTTCCAGATAAGTTTGGGGCTTCTGACGTGCAAGATTTAAGTTGGGTACAATTATTAAATGCATATACCTGTACAGAATGTGGTCGTTGTACTAGTGAATGTCCTGCAAACCAGACTGGAAAAAAATTATCTCCTCGTAAGATTATGATGGATACCCGTGATCGTTTAGAAGAAGTGGGTAAGAATATAGACGCGAATAATGGTGAATTTAAAGACGATGGTAAGCAGTTACTGAACGATTTTATTACTCCCGAAGAATTATGGGCGTGTACATCATGTAATGCATGTGTTGAGGCTTGTCCAATAAGTATTGATCCTCTTTCTATTATTATGGATATGAGACAGTATTTGGTTATGGAACAATCTGCAGCTCCTACAGATTTGAATAACATGATGGGTAATATAGAGAATAATGGAGCACCTTGGCCATTTAACCAAATGGACCGTTTAAATTGGAGTAAAGAATCTTAAAGATAGATATGGCAAGTGAATTAAAAGTGCCTACAATGGCAGAATTTTTTGCGTCGGGAACCGTACCTGAAGTTTTGTTTTGGGTAGGTTGTGCTGGTAGTTTTGATGATAGAGCAAAGAAAATAACGAAGGCTTTCGTAAAGATTTTGAATAAGGCTAACGTGTCTTTTGCGGTACTTGGTACAGAAGAAAGTTGTACGGGTGACCCTGCAAAACGTGCTGGTAATGAGTTTTTGTTTCAGATGCAAGCAGTAACTAATATTGAGGTGCTGAATGCTTATGAAATAAAAAAAATAGTAACAGCATGCCCGCATTGTTTTAATACTATTAAAAATGAATACCCAGGTTTAGGGGGTAACTATGAAGTTGTTCATCATACACAGTTTCTAAAAGATTTATTGACTGAAGGTAGAATTTCTATGGAAGGCGGTAACTTTAAGGGAAAACGCATTACATTTCACGATCCTTGCTATTTAGGTAGAGCAAACGGAGTATACGAGGCACCAAGAGATTTAATTAGAAAACTAGATGCTGAGCTTATTGAAATGAAAAGCTGCAAACAAAGAGGTCTTTGTTGTGGTGCAGGTGGCGCACAAATGTTCAAAGAGCCTGAAAAGGGTGATAAGGATGTAAATATTGAGCGTACAGAGCAAGCATTAGAAACAAAACCTGAAATTATTGCGGCAGGTTGTCCTTTCTGTAATACGATGATGACAGATGGTGTTAAGAATAAAGAAAGAGAAGGTGATGTTCAGGTAATGGATATTGCTGAAATGATTGCAACGGCCGAAGACTTATAATAGTTAAAAAAATAAAATTTGCTAGTAGAATTTAAAACATTACCAGAAACTGCAAGAGTTTGGATATATCAATGCAATCGTTCATTTTCTGAAAAGGAAATAACGGAAATTGGTTCAGACTTAGATACTTTTTTAACTTCATGGACCGCTCACGGTAATGACCTAAATGCAGGTTACGAAATAAAGTATAAACGATTTATAGTGATAGCTCTTGATCAAAGGACCCAAGGGGCTACTGGTTGCTCTATAGATGCTTCTGTACATTTTATACAGGCTTTAGAAAAGAAGTATAATGTTCTTCTATTAGATAAAATGAACGTTTCATACAAACAAGGTGAGTTTGTAGCTTATAAAAGTCTAATTGACTTTAAGGCTATGGCGAAACAAAAGGCTATTTCTAAAAATACGATTGTATTCAACAATCTGGTTACCAACAAAGGAGAGTATCTTGAGCATTGGGAAGTACCTGCTTCTGAGAGTTGGCATGCTCGTTTCCTTTAACATATTTTCTTCTTAAGTATCAGATTTTATTGGGTTTTATCGATGAAATGCAATAATTTCAATCCATAATAGTTATCTCAGTACATATATTTTTATGCGCTATATTTTTATTCTTATTTGTGGATTGTTTTGCTGTTCAAGTTTACCGGCTCAAAACCCCTTAGTAACCAAAGACAGTACTGCTCAACAGCGTTGGGTAGATGCGCAGTATGCTCAAATGAGCTTAGATCAAAAACTTGGTCAGCTGTTTATGGTAAGTGTTGCTTCTAATCAAAGTAAGCAAGCTACAAATCTAATTAAGGATTTAATACTTAAAGAGCACCTGGGTGGTGTTATCTTTTCTAAAGGCGGACCTGTTCGACAAGCGAAACTTACAAATGATTATCAAGCTGCTTCAAAAATTCCATTACTTATTGGAATGGATGCTGAGTGGGGACTTTCTATGAGATTAGATTCTACCTATGCATTCCCTTGGAATATGACTTTGGGTGCTATTCAAGATAATTCAATTGTAGAAAAAGTTGGATATCAAATAGGTAAGCATTCAAAACGTTTAGGGGTACAAATAAATTTTGCTCCAGATTTAGATATTAATACAAATCCGAAAAACCCCATTATTGGAAATCGTTCTTTTGGCGAAAATAGAGATAATGTTGTTGACAAAGGAACAGCTTTCGCCAGAGGAATGGAAAGTGCTGGGGTTTTGGCAAATGGGAAGCATTTTCCTGGTCATGGTGATACGGAAGTAGATTCTCATCACAATTTGCCGGTAATTCCGTTCTCAAGAAAAAGATTGGATAGCTTAGAATTGTATCCATTCAAGAAATTAATCAGTTCAGGTTTAAGTAGTATAATGGTAGCTCACCTAGAGGTGCCAGCACTGGAAATGAAAAAAGGGATGCCTTCTTCTTTATCGGAACAAATCATATCCGGAATTTTAAAAGAAGAGCTAGGTTACGAGGGATTAATCTTTACCGATGCCCTAAATATGAAAGGAGTTTCTACTAAAGGTAAAGATGGTAGCGTAGAATTGGATGCTTTTATGGCAGGTAATGATATGTTGTTAATGCCAGAAAATATTGTAAGTGGAAAAGAAAAATTAACAAAAGCATACGAAAAGGGTAAGTTGTCTGAAGAGCGTTTGGCTTATTCTGTCAAAAAAATTTTACAGGCAAAATATAAGGCTGGTTTAAATAGGTATAAGCCCGTACAAATAGACAACTTATATGAAGATTTAAATAGTCTAGAAGATGATATTATTTATGAGCAAGCTATAGAGAATGCGATAACTGTAGTAAAGAATAAATTAGATTTGCTTGCGGTAAAGAATCTTGATAATAAGAAGATTGCTTACGTGAAAATGGGCGACTCAGATAACGAGGCTTTCTTAAAAGGGTTAAAGAATTATGCCGATGTTACGGTGGTTGAAGCGAATGATATAAATACTTTGAAAGCTAAACTTAAAGATTTCAATTTAATTATTGTTGGCCACCATAAGAGTAACGAAAGTCCGTGGAAATCATATAAATTTTCAACTAAAGAACTGAATTGGTTACAAGAAATTGGTAGCGAACGAACTTCAAATCTAATTCTTTGTGTTTTTGCTAAGCCATATGCGTTATCAGATATCAAATCATATGATACAATTGATGCTGTAGTTATGTCTTATCAGAATAGTGATATTGCTCAAGAGAAGACAGCTGAAATATTATTTGGAGCTGTTGGGGCAACAGGTAAATTACCTGTAACGGCCCACAAAGAGTTTCCTGTTCATACGGGCGTACTAATTAAACCACTAAGCAGACTAGGTTATAGTATACCAGAACGTGTTGGTATGAGTTCTAAGGGGCTAAGAGAGATAGATGAGTTAATGAGTCATGGGTTAGATAGTTTAATGTTTCCTGGAGCTCAAGTTTTAGTCGCTAGAAAGGGAAAAGTGATCTATCAGAAAAGTTTTGGGAAACCAACATATGACAGTAAAGAGAGAATAACCAATGATTATATATATGATTTGGCTTCTTTGACAAAAATATTAGCCACATTACCAATGGTAATGAAAATGGAAGAAGAGGGTAGAATAGGTTTGAACAATACTTTTGAAGAATTAGTTCCGAATTACTCTAACACCGAAATTAAAAATGTAACTGTTTTAAAAGCACTTTCTCATTATGGTCGTTTGCCAGCGTGGATTCCTTTTTACATCAATACATTAGATGAAAACAAAAAGCCTTCAGGTGAATTTTATAGAAACTCGCCATTACCCGGTTTTTCAACCAAAGTATATGATAATCTGTATTTAGCAGATGCTTACAAAGATTCAATTTATAATAGAATTGGAAGACAAGATTTAAAGTCTAATAGATATCGTTACAGCGACGTTCCGTATTATGTAATGAAAAAGGTTGTTGAAGAAAGTTACGGTCAAAGGCTAGACGGATTAACAAATAAATTTCTTTATAATAGAATTGGTGCAAACCATACATCATATAATCCTTTAGAGAAATTTGATAAGAATATGATTGTACCTTCTGAAGAGGATAATTATTATAGATATGGTACCGTACAAGGTTACGTTCATGATATGGGTGCTGCAATGCAAGCAGGCGTAGGTGGTCATGCCGGACTCTTTAGTAACTCTAATGACATTGCCAAGATCATGCAAATGTACCTTCAAGACGGGTATTATGGAGGTACTAAATTCTTTGATTCTAGAACGGTTAAAAAATTCAATACCTGTTATTTTTGTGATAACAACGTGCGTAGGGGAGTTGGTTTTGATAAACCACAGCTACAGCACAGTGGTCCAACTTGTGGATGTGTTTCAAGAAAAAGTTTTGGGCACAGTGGTTTTACAGGAACCTATACTTGGGCAGATCCAGAAGAAGAAATTGTCTACGTATTTTTATCTAACAGAACATATCCATCTGCATCTAACACACTTTTAGTTAAATCTGGGTTAAGAACTAGAATTCAACAGGTTATTTACGATTCAATTCTGAATTAAAAAAGGTAGTTTTGTTGTAATGAAAATAGCAATAGTATGTTACCCTACCTTTGGAGGTAGTGGTGTTGTCGCAACAGAATTAGGAATTGCATTGGCTAACAGAGGTCATGAAATTCATTTTATTACCTACAAGCAACCTGTTCGTTTAGAGTTGTTGAGTAATAAAATATTCTTTCATGAAGTTCATGTGCCAGAATATCCTTTGTTTCATTATCAGCCTTATGAACTTGCATTATCTAGCAAGTTAGTTGATACCATTAAACTTCATAAAATAGATTTGCTTCATGTGCATTATGCTATACCTCATGCGTATGCAGGTTACATGGCTAAGAAAATGCTTGAAGAAGAAGGTATTTATGTACCTATGATCACAACGTTACACGGTACTGATATTACTTTAGTTGGTAAACACCCTTTTTATAAGCCAGCAGTTACTTTTAGTATCAATCAATCTGATGTAGTTACTTCTGTTTCTGAAAGTTTAAAACAAGGTACTTTAGATACTTTTGATATTAAAGGCAATATAGAAGTTATCCCTAACTTTATCGATGCAAAAAAATATAGTACATCTTTTACCGATTGCCAAAGGTCTAACATGGCAACAGAAGGCGAACGAATAGTTACACACATAAGTAATTTTAGAAAAGTAAAACGTATACCTGATGTCGTAAAAATATTCAGTAAAATTCAATTGCAGATTCCTTCTAAATTAATTATGGTCGGTGAAGGACCTGAGAAAGAAGGAGCAGAACGTTTGTGCGAAGAATTAGGTATAGCAGATAAGGTTATATTTTTAGGTAATAGTAATGAGATCGATAAGATTTTATGTTTTTCAGATTTATTCTTACTACCGTCAGAGACAGAAAGCTTTGGACTAGCAGCTCTTGAGGCTATGATAAATAAGGTTCCTGTTATTTCTAGTAATGCAGGTGGTATACCAGAAGTGAATACAGAAGGCGTTAGCGGATTTTTAAGTGATGTAGGTGATATTAACGATATGGCCGCAAAAGCAATTACCATTTTAAAGAGTGATAGCGTATTAGAAAGGTTTAAACTTAATGCTTTAAAAGAAGCACAGCGTTTTGATATTCAAAAAGTGGTTCCGCTTTATGAAGAGGTATATGAAAGGGCTTATAAAGGAAGATTCAAAAATGTTTAAATATTTTACTTGTTTTTTTCTAATAGCTCTAGTTCAACTGAATTCTTGTAAGAATACTGTTAAAAGTAGCTTGCAAGAATCTAATAAGTCAGGTATGGAACTTATCTTAAATGAAAATTATAGCGGATTTGAAGAAGAAGAGTATCTTTTAATAAAAAATCAAAAAGAATTAAATGCTTTTTACGGTAAAATAAACCGAACAAGAAAACCAGGATTGACTCCGCCTTCAATAGATTTTAATACCGAAATGATTCTTATTTGGTGTGGCGACAGTACAGCCTCTAATTATGCTAATTTACAGTTGAACGAGAAAGGTGATTACTTGGTAGTGCATAAGTTGAAAGCTACAGCATCAAAAGAAGAAAATACTTTTATTGTAAGTCCTTTCAGTATGTATAAGTTGCCTTTAAGTGCAAAAAAGCTAAAAATTCAAAAGTAATTAGTCGATAATTATTCTACATTCAACTATCAAACGTTTTTTATTGCGGTATAAAGTAATTATTTGCTAAGCAGTTTACCTACAACTAATTTTACACTTTAACCCCAAATTTATAATTATGAAAACTACTACTATTTTTAGTTTTTTATTACTTCTTATGGTGTCATCTGTAACTTTTGCCCAAGATGAACTTCAAATAACGGCAAAAGATAGTATTGTCCAAAGCTCTTGGATTTTCGGTGTTGGTTTAAATGCTGTTGATGATTCAGGTAACGTATTTGATGGTATATTTAATGTTGGTGAAGAATGGAATATTGTTCCTTTTCCTTCCCGTCTAAGTATTGGCAGGTATTTTAAAAGTGGATTGGGTCTAGAAGCAATAGGAACCTACAATCAGTACAAGGAAGGTAATATCATTGATGGAGAAATTAACTTAGAAGACATCAGTTATTTTGGTGTTGACGGTAGAGTAACTTATGATATTAATAAGATTATCGGTGAAACTGGTTGGTTTGATCCTTATGTTGGTGTTGGAGCTGGTTATACAGATGCAAATAATAAAGGAAGAGGTACTTATAATGCTGTTGTAGGTTTTAGGACATGGTTCTCCGATAGATGGGGATTAGATTTTAATTCTACTGGTAAGTGGGCTATGAGCCAAAGTGAAGGCGCTACTAATCATATACAGCATGCAGCGGGAGTTGTTTATCAATTCGGTATTGAAAAAGGTCTTTCGCAACGGGGTGAAGAGAAGTTAGAATTGTTAGCTGCAATTGAAAAAGAAAAGCAACGTCAAACAGATTCTATTAATGAGGTAAATCGTTTAAAAGACGAAGCTTTATTGGCGGAAAGACTAAAGAAACAACAAGAGGCAGATGCACTGGCTGCTGCTGAGAAAGCTAAAGTAGATGCAATAAATAAGCGTAAGACAGAAATTAAGTCTAGAATTGAGAATTTAGGAAATGTATATTTTGGATTAAATTCTTCGGTTGTTAATTATTCATCTAAAAAAGTGTTAGACTCTTTAGTACAGGTTTTAGAAGAAATACCAACTTTGACTTTGAAGATAACCTCTCACACAGATTCGCGTGGCACATCTAAATATAATGATTGGTTATCGCAGCGTAGGGTTGATAAAACTAAGGATTACTTATTGTCTAAAGGCGTACCTGCCGAAAAGTTAACAACAGAAGCTTATGGTGAAACCATGTTATTAAATGAATGTGATGATAATACTTATTGTCCAGAAGATAAACATGCAGTAAACAGACGTTCTGAATTTGTTATAATAGAATTCTAATAAAGAATTTAGTTTATGTAAAGCCCCTTTGGTAAATACTAAAGGGGCTTTTTTATTATCAACTGAAAAATTTAATGCAATACTTTAAGATGCGTTAACCTACAGAAAATGTAAAGACCTCAGAGGTAGATTTATTACTGATACTATCTTTGGTTATAATTTTCCAATAATAGGTTTTTCCAGCCTCAACAGGTATATCATTAAATCTAGTATCTGTTACATCTGTTCCATAAAGCTGAGGATCTTTTGCTTCACCAAAAAATAAATCATAAGAAACGATGTCGTTATCAGGATCTTCAGATTTCCAAATTAAATTAACCGTTGTACTGGTTTGCGATATTGAAGCTCCTGAAACAGGTGAAATAGCTATAGCAGGGTAGGGTATTGTAGATTCTAAACTTGGTCCTTCATTATAGAAACTCCATATTTCACTACTACTGTTAATTTTTCCAGTTACATACCATGAATAGGCTACACCTCGATCAAGAATAATGGCAACTTCTGTGTCATTACTTTCTATCAATTCAGTCTGTGAACTTACCAGATTCGTTAAATGTACTATATATGGACTATTATCATTTGCATCTGACCATTCGAAAACAAGCTCGCTTTGCGTATCTGAAACGATGATACCTTCAGTACATTCAGAATCATCTTCAGGGAAGATTAGCGTAATATTTATTTGATCTTTGGAGTATTCCAAAACATCTGAATCTACACCGCATGATTGTATTGATAACAATAGAAATACTAAAAACCCGCTTTTTTTCACTGTTTTAATAGTTTGAAGGATTTATTGAAGTTGTCATTCTTCAATCTTAAAAAATAAATACCAGATCTTAGTGAGCTAGTATTGATTTCATTGATTGCTTGTTCAACTTTATAGTTGTTAGAATGTACTAAAACTCCTGCTTCTGTAAAAATAGCTATTTCATTCTTATCTATTGTAAGAGTTTTTAAATCAATTGATACACTATTACCTACCGGATCGGGATAAATTATAGGAGTCGTTCCTAAATATATGGTTTCTCTATATTTACCTTGATATAATTGATTTGTATAAATACTTATCGCATTAATTTCATCTAACAACGGAATGCTGATTTGTTCTTTTCTAGTTTGAAAACTTTTGCCATTTACTTGCACGGTATATTCATCGGCGCCACTCATTTTTAAGTTTGCATAATTCGTAAAAGCAACGAAGTCTAATAGCACACTTAAAGGTAAAGACTCTGTAATAATAATTTTAGAACAATTTTGATAATTTATAGAGGTGTTAGAAGAGATACATAAATTATATTCCCCTTTGTTTAAGTCGGCAATAGTTAGCGTTTCGGTGAAGACAATAGTTCTGTTTTCATCCTCACCAGTAATATTAGCATTAAATTCTTCACCGTTTAAAGATTCAATGAATATTAATCTGTTATCAGAACTAATACAAGAAGAACCAGCGATATAAGCTCCAGACTAAGAAATATCTAAGATTGTACTTTGCTCTTGTGTAGTAACATTTTCTTTGTTCGGAAATACTTTTATTGATCCTGGCTGTTCTACTACGAACATACGGTTAGTATCGTCTATACTACCTTGAATTTCGGTAGGAAAATTAAATGAGAGGTTCGGGAAAGACTCCACGTAAGATATTTGTAAAAATAGAGGGCTGGTTAAATAAGAAAAAAATGAAAATACCTAATAAACTAATTTAGGTTTGGTGCACATTTAAAATTGACGTGTTTTAAAATTACGCGTCAAAGGTAGAAAATAAGAAATGAGAAATTTGTTCGATTAATTCTTATATTGAATATTAACGATATATAAATTTTAACGAAATAATAACCATTATAAATATAGGTTTTTATAGATTTTCTCTGCTAATATTTCACTGCTCCAAATGATTCTTCCGCAATGTTCTAAATGCCAAAGAGCTCGGTCTTCAATTAAATTTCCAGCGAGCATAGGACCTGCAACATAAAAATCTTTTGAAGCCTGAAGGTTACTGTCTACTTTAATTCCAATTTTAGAATTATTTACGGAAGCAAGATTCTTATTGAATATATTTTTGAATAATTCAGGTATGTATTCGCTTTCCAAATTAATGCTGCCTAGGCAATTAATAACAATATGAAAATCGTTTATTTTTTTTAATACATTATTTTCTGGAGATGAATAATTTAACTGGAAGGCATTATTTAGAAGCTCTAAATTTTGAAACCTACCTTTTATTTGAAAGAATTTTTTCTCATCAACCAACTGATCTATAACAGATAAGTAATGAATGCCAGCGCATCTTTGTCTTCTGCCAATTTGATTTCCATGATTGCATGCGAATTTAATTAATTCTTGTTGATTTAATCTTGGTAATAGACTTCCGAAACCATTAGATATGATACCTACTGTTGAGGCAGCGCCTAAATTTAAGCTTTCGGCAAGATCTAAATCTTTATTTACCGCTAAGGCAATTTGATCTGCAGTAATATCCTTAGAATTCTTTAGTAGATTTAAATTTACCGTATTAAAGGTTTTTAGTTTATCATGGTTTACCGTGCCATCGGGCATTGTGCCATGTGTGGATAGACAGGTAAAAGTATTCTGTCCTTTTTTAAACTGTTGTTGGTCAAAAATTCTATAAATAGCCTCGAGCCCACTCGCATTAGCTCCTAAAACTAATATATTAGTTTTAAGTTCATTTTTATTTCTATTATGGAGAACGTTTACAGCCTCTTTTATGTTAGAGTCTATTGTTGGAAGATATAAATTATCGATGTATTCTAATGTAGATACAGTTTTATCTTCTTGATTAAATAGTTTTTTATTTGGCAAAGATCCTGCCGACAAAACAATTTTAGTGCAATTTAGAGACGAATTATCGCTGAAATTTATAATGAAACCATCTTCTAATTGAAGAATGTCAACAGCTTCTTTTTTAATTTCTTTTATGGTAATGTATTTTGAATCTTTTGCTCTTTTAATTTGTGTTTTGACCTGCTCTTCAATATATCTACCAAAAAAGAATCTCGGTACGTATAAATCGTCCCATTCACCAATCTCCATACTTTTCTGATTATCAGAAATCCATGTGTTTGAAAGTTCACCGCCTTTTACGAAAGTCTTTAATAATTGTTTTATATTTTGATTTAGCCAATTTTTAAAATGAGTTCTATGACTTTCAATAGGAATAAAACTTTTTAGATCATTTATGAGCAATACAGTTTCTCCAGACTGTTTACCATAAGGTACACCACTATAGAAATTATCTGTTTTATCTATTAGATATAAATCTACTTTTTTTGTATCCATTAATAATTTTTCTATTAATGGAATTAAGGTATAACTTGTAGCGATTCCCGCACCGATAAATGAAATTTTTTCGGACATAGATTGGTTATGGATATTTACTCAAAAATGAACAAAATTTAAGAGATAGATATCATTTTTCTGAACAATTGGTTTAACTAGTATATAAAATCGACATTCTACATTTGCGCAGTCATCGATAATTAAATTTTATAAAAAAAGCCTGATGCTATCAGGCTTTTTTTTGCGGAGGAAGAAGGGATTCGAACCCTCGAAGGCGTTAACCTTACAAGTAAAATACATCACTCGCTACAATAGACCACTCTGCCATTCCTCCAAGTTGTACAAAAAAACGACATATATTTTTATTTATTGTCTTCGATTGCATTTTTATATATAAAAAAGTTCTAATTGATTCTTGGTTGAAGTAAATTTGCAGAATTGAACTATATCGTAAATAAACCCCTTTGAACGATATTAATATTTGAACACGGTTAATTTGCTTTTTTTTGTAGCTTGAATTAACCTAGAAGTCTTTAAAATGAAGAAAGTTTCTTACAAGAATATGTTACAGAACAAAAAAAATGTTGCTCTAACTACCTTGGTGGTAGTGATGTCTGCGGTAGGTATGAGTTTTGGTCCTATGTTTTTTGGCCCAGGTTTAACTGATGCAGAACCTATTGGTAATTATTTGGATGGCGTATTCCCTAATACAGGTTTTACACAAGATCCTTATGTTGTTGCTTATCCTAATTTGGATTTCGATACCCCTTTAAATTTTAATGTTGTCCCTGGGCAAAATAAAATTATTGTAGGTCAAAGGGACGGAAAGGTTTTTTGGTTTGATGATGCAGATAATACCACGGTAAAAAATTCGGTGATTGATTTGTCTAATGTTGTTGGTGGTCAAGTATGGGACGGCGGTTTTTTAGGGT harbors:
- a CDS encoding FAD/NAD(P)-binding protein — protein: MSEKISFIGAGIATSYTLIPLIEKLLMDTKKVDLYLIDKTDNFYSGVPYGKQSGETVLLINDLKSFIPIESHRTHFKNWLNQNIKQLLKTFVKGGELSNTWISDNQKSMEIGEWDDLYVPRFFFGRYIEEQVKTQIKRAKDSKYITIKEIKKEAVDILQLEDGFIINFSDNSSLNCTKIVLSAGSLPNKKLFNQEDKTVSTLEYIDNLYLPTIDSNIKEAVNVLHNRNKNELKTNILVLGANASGLEAIYRIFDQQQFKKGQNTFTCLSTHGTMPDGTVNHDKLKTFNTVNLNLLKNSKDITADQIALAVNKDLDLAESLNLGAASTVGIISNGFGSLLPRLNQQELIKFACNHGNQIGRRQRCAGIHYLSVIDQLVDEKKFFQIKGRFQNLELLNNAFQLNYSSPENNVLKKINDFHIVINCLGSINLESEYIPELFKNIFNKNLASVNNSKIGIKVDSNLQASKDFYVAGPMLAGNLIEDRALWHLEHCGRIIWSSEILAEKIYKNLYL
- a CDS encoding T9SS type A sorting domain-containing protein, which gives rise to MLLDFVAFTNYANLKMSGADEYTVQVNGKSFQTRKEQISIPLLDEINAISIYTNQLYQGKYRETIYLGTTPIIYPDPVGNSVSIDLKTLTIDKNEIAIFTEAGVLVHSNNYKVEQAINEINTSSLRSGIYFLRLKNDNFNKSFKLLKQ